A segment of the Fusobacterium ulcerans genome:
TTAGAATAAAAATACAAAAATATTATGGGACAAAGTGAGTGGAATATAAATTTTTTTCTATATAAAACTTGTAAAAAAATTAAAAGTTGACTTTGAGTATACTCTTGGGTATATAATAAAAAGGATAATTGTAATAAGGAAGGGATGGAAATGTATAAAATAGTAGAAAAGAAATGGCTTACACCAATCATCTGTTATATGAATGTAGAAGCACCTGATCTGGCAGCATCAGCTCAGCCGGGGCAGTTTCTTATCATTAAGACAGATGCTAAGGGGGAACGTATCCCTTTGACTATATGCGACTATGACAGAAAAAAAGGAACAGTAGCTATTGTTTTTCAAGTGCTTGGAGAGAGTACTAAGAAAATGGGAGAATTTGAAAAGGGAGAATATTTTGCTGATGTAGTAGGTCCTCTTGGACAGCCAAGCGAGCTTATACATACAGATATGGAAGAGCTGAAAAAGAAAAAATATCTCTTTGTAGCTGGGGGAGTAGGAACAGCTCCAGTATACCCACAAGTAAAATGGATGAAAGAAAATGGTATAGATGCTGATGTAATAATTGGTACAAGAAGCAGAGATACTTTAATATTTGAAGATGGAATGAAATCTGTATCAGGTAATCTCTATGTATGTACAGATGATGGAACATATGGGAGAAAAGGAATGGTTACAGATGTAATAGACGACCTTTTAAAAGAAGGAAAGCATTATGATCATGCTATTGTAATCGGACCTATGATAATGATGAAGTTTGCATCTAAAAAATGCAGAGAAAATAATATTCCAAATACAGTAAGTCTAAATCCTTTAATGGTAGATGGAACTGGAATGTGTGGTGCATGCAGAGTAACAATAGAGGGAAGAGTCAAATTTGCCTGTGTAGATGGACCGGAATTTGATGGAGATCAAGTAAACTTTGATGAAGCAATGAGAAGACAGAATATGTATAAGACAGAAGAGGGAAGAAATATTCTCATGATAGAAGATGGAGAAACTCATCACAACCCTTCTTGTCCTAATCATGAAATAGTAGTGGATAAAAAGAAGAGAGTACCTGTGAGAGAGCAGGAACCTGATATAAGAAACAAGAACTTTGAAGAAGTATGCTACGGATATAACATGGAGGAGGCTCAGGCAGAAGCTTCAAGATGCATCAGCTGTAAAAATCCTCTATGTGTGCAGGGATGTCCTGTATCAATAGATATACCAGCTTTTATTAAAAAGATAAAAGAGGGAGATATGGCAGGAGCAGGAAGAATAATAGCTGAATACTCAAATCTTCCAGCAGTATGTGGAAGAGTATGTCCGCAGGAAACTCAATGTGAAGGAAAATGTATACTAGGAATAAAAGGTGAGCCTGTATCTATTGGTAAATTAGAGAGATTCGTAGGAGACTGGGTAATAGCCAATGGAATAGAATATGAGATAAAAGAAAAGAATAACAAGAAAGTTGCAGTCATAGGAGGAGGACCAGCAGGACTTACAGCAGCAGGAGACTTGGCTAAGATGGGATATGATGTAACTATTTATGAAGCGCTTCACAAACTGGGAGGAGTATTAAGCTATGGGATTCCAGAGTTCAGACTTCCAAAGGAAAAAGTAGTGGATAAGGAAATAGAAAATCTATACAAGCTGGGAGTAAAAGTAGTAACTAATGCTGTAGTAGGAAGAACATTTACAATAGATGAACTCTTGGACAGAAAGGGATTCTCAGCAGTATTCATAGGAAGCGGAGCAGGACTCCCAAGATTTATGAATATCCCCGGAGAAAACTATAATGGAGTAATATCAGCAAATGAATTTCTTACAAGGGTAAACCTTATGAGAGCTAATAAATCTGATTATGCAACACCTATAAAAATAGGTAAGAGAGTAATAGTAGTAGGTGGAGGAAATGTTGCTATGGATGCTGCCAGAACTGCTAAGAGGCTGGGAGCAGATACAACAGTAGTCTACAGAAGAGGAGAAGCAGAACTACCAGCTAGAAGAGAAGAGGTAGAACATGCCAAAGAAGAGGGAATTAAATTCCATTTTCTAGTATCGCCTACAGAAGTAGTTGGAGATGAGAAAGGCTGGGTAAAAGAGATCAAATGTATAAGAATGGAGCTTGGAGAACCAGATGAAAGTGGCAGAGCAAAATTCTCACCAATAGAGAACAGCGAATTTATAATAGAAGCAGAAACAGTAATAATGTCACTGGGAACATCACCAAATCCACTTATAGCTTCAACAACAGAAAACCTTAAAGTCAATAGATGGAAAGGAATAGAAGCAGAAGAGGAGACTGGAAGGACTTCAAGAGAGGGAGTATTTGCAGGGGGAGATGCAGTAACAGGAGCAGCCACAGTAATACTTGCAATGGAAGCAGGAAAGAAAGCAGCAGCAGAAATAGATAATTATTTGAAAAATAAATAAAAAAATCATCACCCATGAGGTAATTTTACCTTGTGGGTGATTTTTTGTTTTGGCAGTTTATTTCTATAAATTGTGATGAAAAAGATGAACTTTTTGAAACAAAAATTTTTTAAAAAAAATGTCTTGAAAAATATTAAGGAAATAAATAGATTAAGAGAGATTTGA
Coding sequences within it:
- a CDS encoding bifunctional dihydroorotate dehydrogenase B NAD binding subunit/NADPH-dependent glutamate synthase, yielding MYKIVEKKWLTPIICYMNVEAPDLAASAQPGQFLIIKTDAKGERIPLTICDYDRKKGTVAIVFQVLGESTKKMGEFEKGEYFADVVGPLGQPSELIHTDMEELKKKKYLFVAGGVGTAPVYPQVKWMKENGIDADVIIGTRSRDTLIFEDGMKSVSGNLYVCTDDGTYGRKGMVTDVIDDLLKEGKHYDHAIVIGPMIMMKFASKKCRENNIPNTVSLNPLMVDGTGMCGACRVTIEGRVKFACVDGPEFDGDQVNFDEAMRRQNMYKTEEGRNILMIEDGETHHNPSCPNHEIVVDKKKRVPVREQEPDIRNKNFEEVCYGYNMEEAQAEASRCISCKNPLCVQGCPVSIDIPAFIKKIKEGDMAGAGRIIAEYSNLPAVCGRVCPQETQCEGKCILGIKGEPVSIGKLERFVGDWVIANGIEYEIKEKNNKKVAVIGGGPAGLTAAGDLAKMGYDVTIYEALHKLGGVLSYGIPEFRLPKEKVVDKEIENLYKLGVKVVTNAVVGRTFTIDELLDRKGFSAVFIGSGAGLPRFMNIPGENYNGVISANEFLTRVNLMRANKSDYATPIKIGKRVIVVGGGNVAMDAARTAKRLGADTTVVYRRGEAELPARREEVEHAKEEGIKFHFLVSPTEVVGDEKGWVKEIKCIRMELGEPDESGRAKFSPIENSEFIIEAETVIMSLGTSPNPLIASTTENLKVNRWKGIEAEEETGRTSREGVFAGGDAVTGAATVILAMEAGKKAAAEIDNYLKNK